From the Helicobacter pylori genome, one window contains:
- the atpA gene encoding F0F1 ATP synthase subunit alpha: MSQLKLEEISSVIEEKIKNFELDCDMAEVGKVVSYADGVAKVYGLNGVMSYEVLEFETGDKGVAANLEEDSVGVIVFGFGNNIKEGTSVKRTKSLMKVPVGDAVVGRVLNALGEPIDGKGEIETNEFSLIEQKAPGIMDRKSVHEPLQTGIKAIDALVPIGRGQRELIIGDKQTGKTTVAIDAIINQKGQNVICIYVAIGQKESTVAQVVRKLEEYGAMEYSVVINASASDSAAMQYLAPYAGVAMGEYFRDHVRHALIVYDDLSKHAVAYREISLILRRPPGREAFPGDVFYIHSRLLERAAKLCDEKGAGSLTALPIVETQAGDVSAYIPTNIISITDGQIFLETDLFYSGIRPAINVGLSVSRVGGAAQIKATKQVSGTLRLDLAQYRELQAFTQFASDLDEASKKQLERGQRMVEVLKQAPYSPLPIEKQVVIIYAGAKGFLDSVSVKKVVDFEEQLHPFLEAKYPQVLEEIHTKKALDKDLEAMLKKVLEEFKLTYSE, from the coding sequence ATGTCCCAACTAAAATTGGAAGAAATCAGCTCGGTCATTGAAGAAAAAATCAAGAATTTTGAACTTGATTGCGATATGGCTGAAGTAGGAAAAGTCGTTTCGTATGCGGATGGTGTGGCTAAGGTTTATGGCTTAAATGGTGTGATGTCGTATGAAGTGCTGGAGTTTGAAACAGGGGATAAGGGCGTTGCGGCTAACTTAGAAGAAGATAGCGTTGGCGTGATTGTGTTTGGCTTTGGCAACAATATTAAAGAGGGGACTAGCGTTAAACGCACGAAGAGTTTGATGAAGGTTCCTGTTGGCGATGCGGTTGTAGGGCGCGTGTTGAACGCTTTGGGTGAGCCTATTGATGGCAAGGGTGAGATAGAAACGAATGAGTTCAGTCTCATCGAGCAAAAAGCCCCGGGCATTATGGACAGAAAATCTGTGCATGAACCTTTGCAAACAGGCATTAAGGCCATTGATGCGTTAGTGCCTATTGGGCGCGGGCAAAGGGAATTGATCATTGGGGATAAACAAACCGGTAAAACCACTGTAGCGATCGATGCGATCATCAACCAAAAAGGGCAAAATGTGATCTGTATCTATGTGGCTATTGGCCAAAAAGAATCCACCGTTGCACAAGTGGTCCGCAAATTAGAAGAATACGGAGCGATGGAATACAGCGTCGTGATCAACGCTTCGGCTTCAGATTCAGCTGCGATGCAATATTTAGCCCCTTATGCGGGTGTGGCTATGGGGGAATACTTTAGAGATCATGTCCGCCATGCCCTAATCGTTTATGATGATTTGAGTAAGCATGCTGTCGCTTACAGAGAGATTTCTTTGATTTTGAGAAGACCCCCAGGCAGGGAGGCTTTTCCTGGAGATGTGTTTTATATCCACTCACGGCTTTTAGAAAGAGCGGCTAAACTTTGCGATGAAAAGGGTGCGGGATCTTTGACCGCGCTCCCTATTGTGGAAACTCAAGCGGGCGATGTTTCAGCTTATATCCCTACAAATATCATTTCTATTACAGACGGGCAAATTTTCTTAGAAACGGATTTGTTTTATTCAGGGATCCGCCCGGCTATTAATGTGGGCTTGTCGGTTTCAAGGGTTGGAGGGGCCGCTCAAATCAAAGCGACCAAGCAGGTTTCAGGGACTTTACGCCTGGATTTAGCGCAATACAGAGAGTTGCAAGCCTTCACGCAGTTCGCTTCTGATTTAGATGAAGCGAGTAAAAAGCAATTAGAAAGGGGGCAACGCATGGTGGAAGTGCTCAAACAAGCCCCTTATTCGCCCTTACCGATTGAAAAGCAAGTGGTCATTATTTATGCTGGGGCTAAGGGCTTTTTAGACAGCGTGAGCGTGAAAAAAGTCGTGGATTTTGAAGAACAACTGCACCCTTTCTTGGAAGCAAAATACCCCCAAGTTTTAGAAGAAATCCACACTAAAAAAGCGTTAGATAAGGATTTAGAAGCCATGCTAAAAAAAGTTTTAGAGGAATTTAAGCTCACTTATAGCGAGTAG
- the atpG gene encoding ATP synthase F1 subunit gamma, which produces MANLRDIRKKIGSVKNTQKITHAMKLVSTSKLRKAEEVARNSRAYALKLDAVFDDVLSKMRNQGIEDIQSKYFRELERLEIKKVDIIFITADKGLCGGFNTNTIKKVLACTNEYKAKDIKVRLRGIGKKGNEYFSFNEIEVLDKINNLSSMPNYERAQEFMKKVVEDYLSGKTDKVIIIHNGFKNMISQEIRVKTILPIGYKIIHQNPQPSETQETITSEPSGSEDEILDSLAEKYVEYSLYYALIDSLAAEHSARMQAMDTATNNAKDLVKTLTISYNKARQEAITTELVEINAGVEALK; this is translated from the coding sequence ATGGCGAATTTAAGAGACATTAGAAAGAAAATTGGAAGCGTTAAAAACACGCAAAAGATCACGCATGCGATGAAACTCGTTTCCACTTCCAAGCTAAGAAAAGCCGAAGAAGTTGCAAGAAATTCCAGAGCGTATGCGCTAAAACTAGACGCCGTGTTTGATGATGTGTTATCCAAGATGAGAAATCAAGGGATTGAAGACATTCAAAGCAAGTATTTTAGGGAATTAGAAAGACTTGAAATCAAAAAAGTGGATATTATTTTCATCACAGCCGATAAGGGGCTTTGCGGGGGTTTTAACACCAATACCATTAAAAAGGTTTTAGCATGCACGAATGAATACAAAGCTAAAGACATTAAGGTGCGTTTGCGCGGTATTGGTAAAAAGGGTAATGAGTATTTTAGCTTTAATGAGATAGAGGTTTTAGACAAGATCAATAATTTAAGCTCTATGCCTAATTATGAACGCGCGCAAGAGTTCATGAAAAAAGTGGTAGAGGATTATTTGAGCGGGAAAACCGATAAGGTGATTATCATTCATAATGGCTTTAAAAACATGATCAGCCAAGAAATAAGAGTGAAAACGATTTTACCTATTGGATATAAAATCATCCACCAAAACCCCCAGCCTAGTGAGACGCAAGAGACCATTACCAGTGAGCCAAGCGGGAGCGAAGATGAAATTTTAGACTCTTTGGCAGAAAAATATGTGGAGTATAGTTTATACTACGCTTTGATTGATTCTTTAGCCGCAGAGCATAGCGCTAGAATGCAGGCTATGGATACAGCGACGAATAACGCTAAGGATTTGGTTAAAACTTTAACCATTTCTTATAATAAAGCCAGACAAGAGGCGATTACGACCGAGCTAGTGGAAATCAATGCTGGCGTAGAAGCCCTAAAATAA
- the atpD gene encoding F0F1 ATP synthase subunit beta — translation MEGKIIQVLGPVVDVEFESYLPAIFEALDINFEVNGVQKSLVLEVAAHLGGNRVRAIAMDMTEGLVRNQIVKARGKMIEVPVGEEVLGRIFNVVGESIDNLEPLKPSLTWPIHRKAPSFEQQSTKTEMFETGIKVIDLLAPYSKGGKVGLFGGAGVGKTVIIMELIHNVAYKHNGYSVFAGVGERTREGNDLYFEMKEGGVLDKVALCYGQMNEPPGARNRIAFTGLTMAEYFRDEKGLDVLMFIDNIFRYAQSGAEMSALLGRIPSAVGYQPTLAGEMGKLQERIASTKNGSITSVQAVYVPADDLTDPAPASVFAHLDATTVLNRKIAEKGIYPAVDPLDSTSRILSPQMIGEKHYEIATGIQQVLQKYKDLQDIIAILGLDELSEEDKKTVERARKIEKFLSQPFFVAEVFTGSPGKYVTLQETLEGFGGILEGKYDHIPENAFYMVGSIQEVLEKAKNMKNS, via the coding sequence ATGGAAGGCAAAATCATTCAGGTTTTAGGCCCTGTGGTAGATGTGGAATTTGAATCCTATCTACCGGCGATTTTTGAAGCGTTAGACATTAATTTTGAAGTCAATGGCGTTCAAAAATCTTTAGTTTTAGAGGTGGCGGCCCATTTGGGCGGTAATCGGGTGCGAGCGATTGCTATGGATATGACAGAAGGCTTGGTGCGTAACCAGATCGTCAAAGCTCGTGGCAAAATGATTGAAGTGCCTGTGGGTGAAGAAGTGTTGGGGCGTATTTTTAATGTTGTAGGCGAGAGCATTGACAATTTAGAGCCGCTTAAGCCGTCCTTGACTTGGCCCATTCACAGGAAAGCCCCTAGTTTTGAGCAACAAAGCACTAAGACAGAAATGTTTGAAACCGGTATCAAAGTCATTGATTTGCTCGCGCCTTATTCTAAGGGCGGTAAAGTAGGCTTGTTTGGCGGGGCTGGCGTGGGGAAAACGGTGATCATTATGGAGCTTATCCACAATGTGGCTTATAAGCATAACGGGTATTCGGTGTTTGCAGGTGTGGGGGAGCGTACCAGAGAAGGGAATGATCTGTATTTTGAAATGAAAGAAGGGGGCGTTTTAGACAAAGTCGCGCTGTGCTATGGGCAAATGAATGAGCCACCAGGCGCTAGGAATCGCATCGCATTCACCGGCTTGACGATGGCGGAGTATTTCCGTGATGAAAAGGGATTAGACGTGTTGATGTTCATTGACAACATCTTTAGATACGCTCAAAGCGGTGCGGAAATGAGCGCGCTATTAGGCCGTATCCCTTCAGCCGTGGGGTATCAGCCCACGCTAGCCGGGGAAATGGGGAAACTTCAAGAGCGTATTGCTTCCACTAAAAATGGCTCTATCACTTCCGTTCAAGCGGTGTATGTGCCGGCCGATGACTTAACTGACCCAGCTCCTGCTTCGGTGTTCGCGCATTTGGATGCGACTACGGTATTGAACAGAAAGATCGCTGAAAAAGGGATTTATCCTGCAGTTGATCCTTTGGATTCCACTTCAAGGATTTTAAGCCCTCAAATGATTGGCGAGAAGCACTATGAAATCGCCACCGGTATCCAGCAAGTTTTGCAAAAATACAAGGATTTGCAAGACATTATTGCGATTTTGGGATTGGACGAATTGAGCGAAGAGGATAAAAAAACGGTTGAAAGGGCCAGAAAAATTGAGAAGTTTTTATCCCAGCCGTTTTTTGTGGCTGAAGTGTTTACGGGAAGTCCCGGTAAGTATGTGACTCTCCAAGAGACTTTAGAGGGCTTTGGAGGGATTTTAGAGGGTAAATACGATCATATTCCTGAAAACGCGTTTTACATGGTGGGCAGCATTCAAGAGGTTTTAGAAAAAGCTAAAAACATGAAAAATTCCTAA
- the atpC gene encoding ATP synthase F1 subunit epsilon: MALLKISVVVPEGEVYTGEVKSVVLPGVEGEFGVLYGHSNMITLLQAGVVEIETENQKEHIAINWGYAEVTNERVDILADGAVFIKKESDDRDDAISRAKKLLEDASSDRLAVSSVLAKIESL; this comes from the coding sequence ATGGCTTTGTTGAAAATTAGTGTGGTAGTTCCTGAGGGGGAAGTTTATACAGGAGAGGTTAAAAGCGTTGTGTTGCCAGGAGTTGAAGGGGAATTTGGGGTGCTTTATGGGCATAGCAACATGATCACCTTGCTTCAGGCGGGAGTGGTTGAGATTGAAACCGAAAACCAAAAAGAGCACATTGCGATCAATTGGGGCTATGCAGAAGTTACTAATGAACGGGTGGATATTTTAGCCGATGGGGCGGTCTTTATTAAAAAAGAATCAGACGACAGAGATGATGCTATCTCTAGGGCTAAAAAGCTTTTAGAGGACGCAAGCTCTGACAGGTTAGCGGTCTCTAGCGTGTTGGCTAAGATTGAGTCTCTTTAA
- a CDS encoding MotA/TolQ/ExbB proton channel family protein, translating into MFDSIVYFFNKSGFVTTLVLVWISLYLVMTLWVFLYKSIVLKIELRREMQSLSNILNGAQDAPEHFMFNKKRNDETKRYSNELLQAWKHQVLKQSTTGLVVLSIISSTAPFIGLFGTVVEILEAFNNLGALGQASFGVIAPIISKALIATAAGILAAIPAYSFYLILKRKVYDLSVYVQMQVDILSSKKESF; encoded by the coding sequence ATGTTCGATTCAATCGTTTATTTTTTCAATAAGAGTGGGTTTGTTACCACGCTTGTTTTAGTTTGGATTTCGCTTTATTTGGTGATGACTTTATGGGTCTTTTTGTATAAAAGCATTGTGTTAAAGATTGAACTCAGGCGCGAGATGCAATCTTTGTCTAACATTCTTAATGGGGCGCAAGACGCTCCAGAGCATTTTATGTTTAATAAAAAAAGAAATGATGAAACCAAAAGGTATTCTAATGAATTGTTGCAGGCTTGGAAACATCAAGTTCTTAAGCAAAGCACGACAGGTTTAGTGGTATTAAGCATTATCTCTTCTACAGCCCCCTTTATTGGCTTGTTTGGAACGGTGGTTGAAATTTTAGAAGCGTTTAACAATTTGGGCGCGTTGGGTCAAGCTTCTTTTGGGGTGATCGCACCCATTATTTCTAAGGCTCTTATTGCCACCGCTGCAGGGATTTTAGCGGCCATTCCAGCCTATTCTTTTTACTTGATTTTAAAACGCAAGGTGTATGATTTATCGGTTTATGTGCAGATGCAAGTGGATATTTTGTCTTCTAAAAAAGAAAGCTTTTAA
- a CDS encoding ExbD/TolR family protein encodes MNYDNYWDEDKPELNITPLVDVMLVLLAILMVTTPTLTYKEEIALPSGSKTARATQDKVIEIRMDKDAKIYIDSQTYEYNSFPDTFNLLSKKYDKDTRVSIRADKRLTYDKVIYLLKTIKEAGFLKVSLITSP; translated from the coding sequence ATGAATTATGATAACTATTGGGATGAAGACAAACCAGAACTCAATATCACGCCCTTAGTGGATGTGATGCTTGTTTTATTGGCTATTCTTATGGTAACGACGCCCACTCTCACTTATAAAGAAGAGATTGCTTTGCCTTCTGGTTCAAAAACTGCTAGAGCCACTCAAGATAAAGTGATAGAGATACGCATGGATAAAGACGCAAAAATCTATATAGATAGTCAAACCTATGAATACAACTCTTTCCCGGATACCTTCAACTTGCTTTCTAAGAAATACGATAAAGATACTAGGGTGAGTATCCGTGCGGACAAGCGATTGACCTATGACAAAGTGATCTATTTGTTAAAAACGATTAAAGAAGCGGGGTTTTTGAAAGTTTCTTTAATCACAAGTCCTTAA
- a CDS encoding energy transducer TonB produces MSKSAIFVLSGFLAFLLYALLLYGLLLERHNKEAEKILLDLNKKDEQAIDLNLEDLPSEKKNEKIEKVTEKQGDFLESKEEPKEEPEESLEDIFSSLNDFQEKTDKNAQKDEQKNKQEEEQRRLREQQRLKQNQENQEMLKGLQQNLNQFTQKLESVKNKTLDLQIPKQDGVDEKAYQEWYAQIYQILYKGWRGVFYHKASVSALIMITKDGEFDYTILSYSDFKDYNKSVMTLLDDLKKVDFPPYPGGNMISIKVNFTTKEEQ; encoded by the coding sequence ATGAGTAAGAGCGCGATTTTTGTTCTTTCTGGCTTTTTAGCGTTCTTGCTCTATGCTTTGTTACTATATGGTTTGTTGTTAGAAAGGCATAATAAAGAAGCAGAGAAAATCCTTTTAGATTTAAATAAAAAGGACGAACAAGCCATTGACTTGAATTTAGAAGATCTGCCAAGCGAGAAAAAGAATGAAAAAATTGAAAAAGTAACGGAAAAACAGGGCGATTTTTTAGAGTCTAAAGAAGAACCCAAAGAAGAGCCTGAAGAAAGTCTTGAAGATATTTTTTCTTCACTCAATGATTTTCAAGAAAAGACAGACAAAAACGCCCAAAAAGACGAGCAAAAAAATAAACAAGAAGAAGAACAAAGGCGTTTAAGAGAGCAACAACGCTTGAAACAAAACCAAGAAAACCAAGAGATGTTGAAAGGTTTGCAACAAAATTTGAATCAATTCACGCAAAAATTAGAAAGCGTTAAAAACAAGACTTTAGATTTGCAAATCCCTAAACAAGATGGGGTTGATGAAAAAGCCTATCAGGAATGGTATGCTCAAATCTATCAAATTTTATATAAAGGCTGGAGGGGCGTTTTTTATCACAAGGCTTCAGTGAGCGCGCTGATTATGATCACTAAAGATGGAGAGTTTGATTATACCATTCTTAGCTACTCTGATTTTAAGGATTATAACAAGAGCGTGATGACCCTTTTAGATGATTTAAAGAAAGTGGATTTCCCCCCATATCCTGGAGGAAACATGATTTCTATTAAAGTTAATTTTACGACTAAGGAAGAACAATGA
- the tolB gene encoding Tol-Pal system protein TolB, whose translation MRYLWLFLIYAIGLFATDKTLDIIKTIQKLPKIEVRYSIDNDANYALKLHEVLANDLKTSQHFDVSQNKEQGAINYAELKDKKVHLVALVSVAVENGNKISRLKLYDVDTGTLKKTFDYPIVSLDLYPFAAHNMAIVVNDYLKAPSIAWMKRLIVFSKYIGPGITNIALADYTMRYQKEIIKNNRLNIFPKWANAEQTEFYYTRYGERTPMILKYNIQKATHENIASSQGMAVVSSVSSDGSKILMSLAPDGQPDVYLYDTHKKTKTKITRYPGIDVSGVFLEDDKSMAFVSDRSGYPNIYMKKLGLKESAEQLLYEGRSNESIDAYKDSIVYVSRENLNEFGKTVFNLNLIALNSKYIRRLTVNGSNQMPRFSMDGRNIMYIKKTPQEYAMGLILLDYNQSFLFPLKNVKIQAFDW comes from the coding sequence ATGAGGTATTTATGGCTTTTTTTAATATACGCTATAGGGCTTTTCGCAACAGATAAAACACTAGATATTATTAAAACCATTCAAAAACTTCCTAAGATTGAAGTGCGCTACTCCATAGATAACGATGCCAATTACGCTTTAAAATTGCATGAAGTCTTAGCGAACGATTTAAAGACTAGCCAGCATTTTGATGTTTCTCAAAACAAAGAGCAAGGCGCTATCAATTACGCAGAACTCAAGGATAAAAAAGTCCATCTTGTAGCGCTTGTGAGCGTGGCGGTAGAAAACGGCAATAAAATTTCACGATTAAAACTTTATGATGTGGATACAGGAACGCTCAAAAAGACTTTTGACTACCCCATTGTAAGTTTAGATCTATACCCTTTTGCAGCGCACAACATGGCCATTGTGGTGAATGATTATTTAAAAGCCCCTTCTATCGCTTGGATGAAGCGCCTGATTGTTTTTTCTAAATACATTGGACCAGGAATCACAAATATCGCACTAGCGGATTATACGATGCGTTATCAAAAAGAAATCATCAAAAACAATAGGCTCAATATTTTCCCTAAATGGGCGAACGCTGAGCAAACGGAGTTTTATTACACGCGGTATGGCGAAAGAACGCCCATGATTTTAAAATACAACATTCAAAAAGCCACTCATGAGAATATCGCTAGCTCTCAAGGAATGGCTGTGGTCTCTAGCGTGAGTTCTGATGGCTCTAAAATTTTAATGTCTTTAGCCCCTGATGGCCAACCGGATGTGTATTTGTATGACACGCATAAAAAAACTAAAACCAAAATAACGCGCTATCCTGGGATAGATGTCTCAGGAGTGTTTTTAGAAGATGACAAGTCTATGGCTTTTGTTTCGGATAGATCCGGCTATCCTAACATCTACATGAAGAAATTGGGCTTAAAAGAGAGCGCGGAGCAACTCCTTTATGAAGGAAGAAGCAATGAATCCATTGACGCTTATAAAGACAGTATTGTGTATGTGAGCCGAGAAAACCTTAATGAATTTGGCAAAACGGTGTTTAATTTGAATTTGATCGCTCTAAACAGCAAGTATATCCGCAGGCTTACCGTGAATGGCTCTAACCAGATGCCTAGGTTTTCTATGGATGGGAGAAATATCATGTATATCAAAAAGACACCCCAAGAATACGCCATGGGGCTTATTTTGCTAGACTATAATCAGAGTTTTTTATTCCCTTTAAAGAATGTGAAAATACAAGCCTTTGATTGGTAA
- a CDS encoding outer membrane protein Omp18, translating into MKRSSVFSFLVAFLLVAGCSHKMDNKTVAGDVSAKTVQTAPVTTEPAPEKEEPKQEPAPVVEEKPAIESGTIIASIYFDFDKYEIKESDQETLDEIVQKAKENHMQVLLEGNTDEFGSSEYNQALGVKRTLSVKNALVIKGVEKDMIKTISFGETKPKCVQKTRECYRENRRVDVKLVK; encoded by the coding sequence ATGAAGAGATCTTCTGTATTTAGTTTCTTGGTAGCTTTTTTATTGGTAGCTGGCTGTAGTCATAAAATGGATAATAAGACTGTGGCTGGCGATGTGAGCGCTAAAACGGTTCAGACTGCGCCTGTTACTACAGAACCAGCTCCAGAGAAAGAAGAGCCTAAACAAGAGCCAGCTCCAGTGGTTGAAGAAAAGCCGGCTATTGAAAGCGGGACTATCATCGCTTCTATTTATTTTGATTTTGACAAGTATGAGATCAAAGAATCCGATCAAGAGACTTTGGATGAGATCGTGCAAAAAGCTAAAGAAAACCACATGCAAGTGCTTTTGGAAGGCAATACCGATGAATTTGGCTCTAGCGAATACAACCAAGCACTTGGCGTTAAAAGGACTTTGAGCGTGAAAAACGCTTTAGTCATTAAAGGGGTAGAAAAAGATATGATCAAAACCATCAGTTTTGGCGAAACCAAACCCAAATGCGTCCAAAAAACTAGAGAATGTTACAGAGAAAACAGAAGAGTGGATGTCAAATTAGTGAAGTAA
- a CDS encoding tetratricopeptide repeat protein gives MKRLFFIPFITPFFLNGEPSAFDLQSGATKKELKQLQVNSKNFSNILTKIHSQVEANTQAQEGLRSVYEGQANKIKDLNNAILSQEESLRALKASQEVQANTLKQQSQTLEDLRNEIRANQQAIQQLDKQNKEMSELLTKLSQDLVSQIALIQKALKEQQEKAEKPLKSSVRSNETPPSKADASKSQEKKTQEKAKIEFDKDLSKQKEIFQEALSFFRNKSYAEAKERLLWLEANSYRLYYVRYVLGEVAYGEKRYREAIKYYKESALLNQKASYMPVLLWHTAWSFKKIKDDQNYYKFLNTLQRLYPSSEQAKMAQKILENKEKHYHAKP, from the coding sequence ATGAAAAGGCTTTTTTTTATCCCTTTTATCACTCCCTTTTTTCTCAATGGGGAGCCTTCAGCGTTTGATTTGCAAAGCGGAGCGACCAAAAAAGAACTCAAGCAGTTGCAAGTCAATAGCAAGAATTTTTCCAATATTTTAACCAAAATCCATTCGCAAGTAGAGGCTAATACTCAAGCTCAAGAGGGTTTGAGAAGCGTTTATGAAGGACAGGCTAATAAGATTAAAGATCTCAATAACGCTATCCTTTCCCAAGAAGAATCCTTGCGAGCCTTAAAAGCCTCGCAAGAAGTGCAAGCTAACACATTAAAGCAGCAATCGCAAACTTTAGAGGATTTGAGGAATGAGATCCGTGCTAACCAGCAAGCTATCCAGCAGTTAGACAAGCAAAACAAAGAGATGAGTGAATTATTGACCAAGTTAAGCCAGGATTTGGTTTCACAAATCGCCTTAATCCAAAAAGCGCTCAAAGAACAACAGGAAAAAGCTGAAAAGCCGCTCAAATCAAGCGTTCGATCCAATGAGACCCCCCCTTCAAAAGCCGACGCGTCCAAAAGCCAAGAGAAAAAAACCCAAGAAAAGGCAAAAATTGAGTTTGATAAAGATTTGTCCAAGCAAAAAGAGATCTTTCAAGAAGCTCTGTCTTTTTTTAGAAACAAATCCTATGCAGAAGCCAAAGAGCGTTTGTTGTGGTTAGAAGCCAATAGTTACAGACTTTATTATGTGCGTTATGTTCTTGGAGAAGTGGCTTATGGGGAAAAGAGGTATAGAGAAGCGATCAAATATTACAAAGAGAGCGCTCTTTTAAATCAAAAAGCGTCTTACATGCCTGTGCTTTTGTGGCATACGGCATGGTCGTTTAAAAAAATCAAAGACGATCAAAACTATTATAAATTTTTAAACACTTTGCAACGCTTGTATCCTTCAAGCGAACAAGCTAAAATGGCGCAAAAAATCTTAGAAAACAAGGAGAAACACTACCATGCAAAACCATGA
- a CDS encoding FKBP-type peptidyl-prolyl cis-trans isomerase: MQNHDLESVKQAALIEYEVREQGSSDVLDSNISKEPLEFIIGANQIIVGLEKAVLKAQIGEWEEVVIAPEEAYGVYESGYLQEVPRDQFEGIELEKGMSVFGQTEDNQTIQATIKDFSNTHVMVDYNHPLAGKTLAFRFKVLGFREVSEEEILASHHDSATGCCGGHGGHGRKKGGGCGCSCSHG, encoded by the coding sequence ATGCAAAACCATGATTTAGAATCAGTCAAACAAGCCGCTTTGATTGAATATGAAGTGAGGGAGCAAGGCTCTAGCGATGTGCTAGATAGTAATATTTCTAAAGAGCCTTTAGAGTTTATCATAGGCGCTAATCAAATCATAGTAGGGTTAGAAAAGGCGGTATTAAAGGCTCAAATTGGCGAGTGGGAAGAGGTTGTTATCGCCCCAGAGGAAGCTTATGGGGTTTACGAAAGCGGTTATTTGCAAGAAGTCCCTAGGGATCAATTTGAAGGCATTGAATTAGAAAAAGGCATGAGCGTTTTTGGGCAAACTGAAGACAATCAAACCATTCAAGCCACTATCAAAGACTTTAGCAACACGCATGTGATGGTGGATTATAACCACCCGTTAGCCGGGAAAACTTTAGCGTTCCGTTTCAAGGTTTTAGGTTTTAGGGAAGTGAGTGAAGAAGAGATTCTAGCTTCACACCATGACAGTGCGACAGGTTGCTGCGGCGGTCATGGGGGTCATGGCAGAAAGAAAGGTGGAGGTTGTGGTTGCTCATGTTCGCATGGGTAG
- a CDS encoding flagellar biosynthesis anti-sigma factor FlgM, translating into MINAVSSLAPVQSLGNYKRVEKNEKVENSEVALDRVAEIKQAIENNQYKINLHETSHKMAQDLLGIS; encoded by the coding sequence ATGATCAATGCCGTTTCTTCTCTTGCTCCGGTGCAATCTTTGGGGAATTACAAGCGTGTGGAAAAGAATGAAAAAGTTGAAAACAGTGAAGTCGCTCTTGATAGGGTGGCTGAAATCAAGCAAGCGATTGAAAATAACCAGTATAAGATCAATTTGCATGAAACTTCTCACAAAATGGCACAGGACTTGTTGGGGATAAGCTAG
- a CDS encoding DNA cytosine methyltransferase: MDFCSGIGGGRLGLERCHLKCVGHAEINHEALRTYELFFKDTHNFGDLMRIDPNDLPDFDALISGFPCQAFSINGKRKGLEDERGTIIYGLIRILKVKQPQCFLLENVKGLIHHKQQETFKTIIKALQEAGYTTHYQILNSADFQLAQKRERLYIVGFRKDLKRPFNFPLGLANDYCFKDFLDADNECYLDTNNVAFQRYLRNPYNHNRVSLENILTLENAVLDTRQSDLRLYFNVFPTLRTSRHGLFYTQKGKIKRLNAIESLLLQGFPRDLIAKIKDNPNFKESHLLSQAGNAMSVNVIAAIAKQMLKAF, from the coding sequence ATGGATTTTTGCTCTGGCATTGGTGGAGGCCGTTTGGGCTTGGAGCGGTGCCATTTAAAATGCGTAGGGCATGCAGAAATCAATCATGAAGCCCTTAGGACTTATGAACTATTTTTTAAGGATACCCATAATTTTGGGGATTTGATGCGGATCGACCCTAATGATTTACCCGATTTTGATGCGCTCATTAGCGGGTTTCCTTGTCAGGCTTTTTCTATCAATGGCAAAAGGAAGGGGCTTGAAGATGAAAGAGGGACTATTATTTATGGGCTTATTCGTATCTTAAAAGTCAAACAGCCCCAATGTTTCTTGCTTGAAAACGTTAAGGGCTTGATCCATCATAAGCAACAAGAAACTTTTAAAACCATTATCAAAGCCTTGCAAGAAGCGGGCTATACAACTCATTATCAAATTTTAAACAGCGCTGATTTCCAATTAGCCCAAAAGAGAGAACGCCTTTATATCGTAGGGTTTAGGAAGGACTTGAAACGCCCATTTAATTTCCCTTTAGGTTTAGCCAATGATTATTGTTTTAAGGATTTTTTAGACGCTGATAATGAATGTTATTTGGATACAAATAACGTTGCATTTCAAAGATACTTGCGCAACCCATACAACCATAACCGGGTTTCTTTAGAGAATATTTTAACTTTAGAAAACGCCGTTTTAGACACAAGACAATCTGATTTAAGGTTGTATTTTAATGTTTTTCCTACTTTAAGGACTTCTCGGCATGGCTTGTTTTATACCCAAAAAGGCAAAATCAAAAGATTAAACGCTATTGAAAGCCTGCTTTTACAAGGATTTCCTAGAGATTTGATCGCTAAGATTAAAGACAACCCTAACTTTAAAGAAAGCCATTTGTTATCCCAAGCGGGGAATGCCATGAGCGTGAATGTGATTGCCGCTATCGCCAAACAAATGTTAAAGGCGTTCTAA